The genomic window aataaatagacaAAAATAGCAGTGGcgcggtggtgcagtgggtagctcTGTCGCCTCAGccagaaggttgtgggttcgaatgtCACCAAAAATAACGTTTTGATTATCTGCAGATATTTCTCTGTATATTATACCAAGAGCATTCCACGTGACAATTCTGTGGTCCAGTGTGAAATCTATACCGTTGGAAAGAGTGTATGAACTATTGCATCGAACCTTGAAGTTCACTGCCGTGTTGCGCGTGCGCTGCCAAAATAACCCGTTTTgactctctgtcgccccctgcagtaCGACGACCAGCTGATCAGCCCCAAGCAGTTTGTCCACCTGGCGGGGAAAGCGACCCTGAAGGACTGGAAGAGGGCCATCCGGCTGGGCGGGGTCATGCTCAGGTAAAGGGGCGGGGTTCGTCCGAGGGGCGCGACTGCACAGGGCTTGTTACGTTTGAGCGACAGTTTGTTACACGTAGTCATAAAAATCCCTGCCTCCCATTGGAACAAAACCACCCACATCATTTTTTACTGTTGCCAAATAAAATATCTATCCTCATACATTTACCAAAGTCCAGCTGTTCAAATGATtggggaggaaaggagaaaaacagcGGAGACTTATTTTACCTTTCCCCTGAATTACTGAGAagcaatttaaattttcacTGTAGTTTCCATCCAACTGTTTTTTTGTGCGAATTTTGAATTTGTGCATAATTTAATGGcggcggtgtagtataatgggtaaggagctggtcttgtaacctaaaggtcagaggttcggttcccaggtaggacactgccgttgtacccttgagcaaggtacttccagccgtataaatggatgcaatgtaaatgctcctgtaatgttgtgcaagtcgctctggataagtgtctgctaaatgcctgtaatgtaatgtaaactcgagtggaataaaataataataaaataaatataaaatgaaaataaaattgccGAAATATCGTACAAAAagtttttcaattcaattcaattcaaatcaatACTTTATTGCCACGTCAACACAGTTGATAGGAATTTGCCTCAGTGCAGCTcttaaaaacagtcaaaaacacagacattagtagataaaaaaacacaaaaacacagacatttttaCGCTTGGCCACACGCGTCTGCTCGAAAGCCCAAAAAGTGTCATTAAGTAGACCGCTGCGTGCCCTCCTCGACGTCTCTGGGCTGCGTGCgatacggagagagagagaagggacgATCACTCTTCCGAAAACTCTTCCGTCTCGCGAACTCTCCGTAACTGCTCTGCCAGCGTTCTATTGGCTGCGTAATCTTGCCACGCCCTCTTCGGAACATTCCCATAACGGTAGCGGATAGAAAGACAAAAGATTTGCATTTCCCTGTGATTTGCGTTTAACATTTGCGTAATGTTTGGACggaaactttatttataattagTCCGGAGGACATTTTGAAGTCCCTTTCCACCCGGAACGAAAGGCCGGCCAGCTGGGGCGAGCCCTTGGGATGAGTTCGGAGTCGCGGGCCCAGTTCTTGGCTGGCTCACAAACCCCGCATTTTAACTTCTTACTTTCATTTATATGGCTGAGGGACTTTGGGGAAATTTAaggtgactctctctctctctctgtctctgtctctctctctctcttcccccctctctctcccccccccccccctctctctctctctctctgctgaaggAAAATGATGGACTCGAGGCAGATTGACTTCTACCAGCATGACACGGTGTGCACCAACACCTGCCGCAGCACCAAGTTTGACCTGCTGATCAGCAACACGCggctccccctgcagggcaGCGAGCCAGCCACACCCGCCACCCCTCAAGGTGAGCCAGCcacacccgccaccccccaagGTGAGCCAGCcacacccgccaccccccaagGTGAGCCAGCcacacccgccaccccccaagGTGAGACAGCcacacccgccaccccccaaaGTGAGCCAGCcacacccgccaccccccaaaGTGAGCCAGCcacacccgccaccccccaaaGTGAGACAGGCcacacccgccaccccccaagGTGAGCCAGCcacacccgccaccccccaagGTGAGCCAGGCCACGCACCCTAACACCTCTGTAAGGTGAGACAGGCcacacccgccaccccccaagGTGAGCCAGCcacacccgccaccccccaagGTGAGCCAGGCCACGCACCCTAACACCTCTGTAAGGTGAGACAGGCCACACCCGCCACCCTCCAAGGTGagacaggccacgccccctaaCACCCCACAAGATGAAACAGGCCACACCCCTAACACCCCACAAGGTGAGACAGGCCGCACCCCTAACACCCCTGTAAGGTGAGAGGCCACACCTGCCACACCTGCCACCCCCCAAGGTGagacaggccacaccccctaATACCCCTGTAAGGTGAGACAGGCCACACCCACTAATACCCCCATAAAGTGAACTTGTCCATGTCTCCAGTCTACTCCTTCATGTGAAACTAGGGCCATAAGACTTTGAagtggtctgtctgtctgtctgtctgtctgtccgcctgtCAGTGGGGAACGGAGGTCAGGCCATCATATTGGAGGAGAGGCTGGAGGAACCCGTCGCCACGGTGGAGTTCAGCCCCAGGGCTGTCCCGGTCatgacagaggcagagagcaaACGGGAAACGGAGGACATCTCTGGTGagtctgcccctcccccctgtggGCGGAGCCGGTCTTCCTCCGGCTCCTCCCATTTCCTCCCGGCCTGTGGCTCAGCTGGAGAGTTTACTCGTTCCCCTGAGCCAGCAccaccccacacgcacacacacacacacacgcacacacacgcacacacacgagaaTGGCGCACAGGCCCAGAGGCGGCGCTCTCTAACAGCCATTTTGCCCCAGAGGAGACGCTGAACTTCTGGAAGGGCATCGCGGACGTGGGGCTGATGGGAGAGGTGGTGGCCAACATCCGCACCGAGCTGCTGGAGGTGCTGACGGGAGTGCAGCAGCgcagcgccgccctgctggagcCCGGTGGGTACTGCACGGGCTTGAACCGGTGCCGTCCAGGCCCGGCAGGCTGAATTCACACAGCCGTCCTCCTTCGACACTCATATAAAACATTCTGAACTTAGCTTGAACTTAAGTCATACTTAAATGTGCTATTAATGTTTAAAACTCTTGTTAAAACTAACATTTGAACATGGTTCAAAAGAgcaaacaaatttgttttagGTTTATTTCGCGTGTATTTCAGGGGCAAATATCACAGCCTCAAAAGCATAAGTACTGCGTTGCAGTCCTTTGGGTTATTTGACTGACAGCTTGGCTGAAAGGCTGTAGCTGGGTGGACCGGATTGAAACCAATCCGCTgatctgtgagtgacaggcggAGCGGTGCTCGGCAGAATGAGCGGAGTCATTGGGTCGATGGGTTGGCTGAGAGATTGCAGTGGGAtagactgaaagaaaaatgaatctgctaatctgtgtgtgtgtgcgtgtgtgtgtgcgcgcgcgtgtgtgtgtgtgtgtgtgtgtgtgcgtgcgtgtgtgtgtgcgtgtgcgtgtgcgtgtgcgtgtgtgcgtgtgcgtgtgtgcgtgtgcgtgtgcgtgtgtgtgtgtgtgagacagacatcGCGGTGCTCAGCAGTCTGGGCCAGGTCTTCGGGCTGCTCGACTCCGTGAAGCGAGTCCTGGACAGCCGACGCTGCCAGACCGACCCCAGCCAGGAGCACGTCCTCAGCACGCTGACAGGTGGGTCAAAGGTcgtacgcacgcgcacacacacgcgcacgcacacgtacgcacacgcgcTGTGGTTTTACGCAGCGTACAGTGTTTTTTGCGAAGCGAGTTTACCTGCAATCGGAAGCGATGTGGATGCACTGTGTAATtcactgtaatgtactgtagtgtacaCCTAAGGGAAATGAAGAAGTACTGTGATTTATAATGATCAAGGAATGGAAGTTAGTCGCGGAATTACAGTTGTCATGGAAAACATTGACTGAAGTCACGGAGCAGTCACGGCAAAGCTGTTGAAAttcgtggaaaaaaaaaaagcggaaGAAATCACGGaagtaaaaaaactaaattaaactaaaactaaattaAACGAATAGATctcatgtgcagcagtgggaaacgtttgtttgaaataacatttgcaACTGTAGCAACATTAACAAGTGCTTGAGGTTTCTGTAACCAACAGCTAGGAACAAAAATAGCCTGTGAGTAAAATTGATATGCTAGTGCATTTCTTCATGGAATGGAAGCGTGCTTTAATGGAACGTTGTTAGAAACACAGCCTGCGAAAATagcattattaaaacaaaacggttacagtgttacagtttATTTCTTTCTGGTTTGTTTTGGTGTAGCGTGAACATAGCTAGGTTTGGACTTCGATGGAGCGCCTCTTGTCACTTGGAATATTATCGTAATTGGGGTAGGAGCGCTGGGCATCATCGctgttgatgggggtggggggggggcgagggcggcCTCAAACATCCGACTGTAACGACTGACAAGGACGGGAATCTCGATCCCAGTGCATTCCAGAATCTGCATACACTGTCGCACTTTGCTTCTCCCTGCATTTGGCAATATTGTTACACCCGTACACATAACACTGTACGCTATGTTAAGGTTGATGGTTATCCAAAACTGCCGAAAAATCACTGAAAGCAGTGAAAACGGAGGAAACCGTGGAAACGACAAAAAATTATGGAAATCACGAAAGAAAAAATCACGGTATCCATGACACCCGTGACTTCTGTGACAGACACCCAGCCGTAACAATGACATGTCTGACGAGTTCAGTGCTtgggtgacctctgacctcagtatgcccctccccttctcGCAGGCCTCGAGCAGCAGTTGGAGGAGCAGAAGAAGCAGGCGCGCGATTGGCGGGCTCGCTCCCGGGCGCTCCTCCACAGCGTGGCCTTCCCGCCCGCGGGGGCCCCTAAGCCCCCCGCCAAGCGGCCGCGCCTCCAGCGGCCGGCCTCGGCCAGCGTCCTGAGCGCGTCGGCCCCGCAGCACCAGCAGTTCACCGTGCTGTCGCCCATCACCCTGTCGCCCGTCGGCCAGCCCTTCACCGTGACCGGGCTCCCCATGGGCTCCCTGGCCTCCCAGCCCAACACCGTCACCCTGCACACGCTGTCCGCCGGCTCCCAGCTCTTCACCCGCTACGCCGGCGCCTCTGGCAAAGGCGACACCATCACCCTCCACCCGGCCTCCAGCCTGACGCTGCTGAGCGCGGCCGCCATGCAGGACTCCGGCCACCTGGGGGCGATAGTGAGCCCGGTGGAGCTGGTGCACCTGGCCCGGGAGGACGAGGCGGgcgcgggggggcagggggaggcgCCGGCCCAGCCCGACGaaggggaggtggtggagggggcggtgctggtgcaggaggcggggctggaggtgaaagaggaggaggaagaggaggaggaggaggaggaggccgaggACGAGGGCCAGACGCACACCACGGTCATCGAGATAGACCCGGCGCCCGGCGACCACGCGGACGGGGTGATGGGGCTGCAGCTGGCGGGGGCGGAGGTGGTCCACGGCGAGATGGAGGTCCTGGGAGACGGGGAGGAGGGGACCGTGGTGGTCCAGGGCGAGATGGAGGTggtgggcgagggggaggggacaaGCTTGGTGGTGCacggggaggtggaggaggtgcagcTGGATGCGCAGGGGCAGCTGCACGACGTGCAGATCGTGGTCATCGAGGAAGAGGCGCAGGAAGAGGCCAAATAAGACCACCGTAGCGGGACAGCTGCAACTGTGACACACTCGGGGGACGCCTGTTGCTTTTCCCTTtctagatttgttttttttttgagaaccaCAGAAACTCCACCTGGTTGGTTGTGCACTTTTCTGGTGAATATATGTCTTTT from Anguilla anguilla isolate fAngAng1 chromosome 8, fAngAng1.pri, whole genome shotgun sequence includes these protein-coding regions:
- the gmeb1 gene encoding glucocorticoid modulatory element-binding protein 1 — protein: MADTEVTMSMGDVVVVNATGEDGDPDDVSKTQVILQLQPITQGMGEECAEANAALTAVDAHQEMIADGEEVEFGYPITCGESKAVLLFKKFVCPGINVKCVKYDDQLISPKQFVHLAGKATLKDWKRAIRLGGVMLRKMMDSRQIDFYQHDTVCTNTCRSTKFDLLISNTRLPLQGSEPATPATPQVGNGGQAIILEERLEEPVATVEFSPRAVPVMTEAESKRETEDISEETLNFWKGIADVGLMGEVVANIRTELLEVLTGVQQRSAALLEPDIAVLSSLGQVFGLLDSVKRVLDSRRCQTDPSQEHVLSTLTGLEQQLEEQKKQARDWRARSRALLHSVAFPPAGAPKPPAKRPRLQRPASASVLSASAPQHQQFTVLSPITLSPVGQPFTVTGLPMGSLASQPNTVTLHTLSAGSQLFTRYAGASGKGDTITLHPASSLTLLSAAAMQDSGHLGAIVSPVELVHLAREDEAGAGGQGEAPAQPDEGEVVEGAVLVQEAGLEVKEEEEEEEEEEEAEDEGQTHTTVIEIDPAPGDHADGVMGLQLAGAEVVHGEMEVLGDGEEGTVVVQGEMEVVGEGEGTSLVVHGEVEEVQLDAQGQLHDVQIVVIEEEAQEEAK